One part of the Arabidopsis thaliana chromosome 4, partial sequence genome encodes these proteins:
- a CDS encoding uncharacterized protein (unknown protein; Has 30201 Blast hits to 17322 proteins in 780 species: Archae - 12; Bacteria - 1396; Metazoa - 17338; Fungi - 3422; Plants - 5037; Viruses - 0; Other Eukaryotes - 2996 (source: NCBI BLink).) translates to MDARVNDNNAIIWPCERSFPSNQVNNPLLATKSTSDVPHGTTTTCILVASSCNTRPLGSDLVSLSRTKQGSALEHHKLYMHLTKLRQSVLEASSIHDRNDNVDRELLVDREDFIYLRKLIVGWFMETATPFGIQSSTSTVGFRSGRHFTKILNLSLSLSRFLFSSKAFVLLIEEEIRPMMDKCRVLGDAKPTRTLFL, encoded by the exons ATGGATGCACGGGTAAATGATAACAATGCAATCATATGGCCATGTGAACGATCCTTCCCATCAAACCAAGTGAACAATCCGCTATTAGCCACCAAGTCTACAAGCGATGTACCACATGGGACTACCACAACATGTATCCTCGTTGCATCGTCATGCAACACTCGGCCCCTTGGGAGCGACCTAGTCTCGCTGAGTCGAACAAAACAGGGAAGCGCACTCGAACACCACAAACTCTATATGCATTTAACTAAGCTACGACAAAGTGTACTTGAAGCATCAAGCATACATGAC CGGAATGACAACGTCGATCGGGAACTTCTGGTTGATCGCGAAGACTTCATCTACCTTCGGAAACTGATCGTCGGATGGTTCATGGAAACTGCTACACCGTTTGGAATTCAGTCGTCCACCTCTACCGTCGGCTTCAGGAGCGGTCGTCACTTCACGAAGATTTTGaatctatctctctctctctcacgaTTTCTGTTTAGCTCCAAAGCCTTTGTTCTACTTATAGAGGAGGAGATTCGACCCATGATGGACAAATGTCGTGTCTTAGGTGACGCAAAACCCACAAGGACACTCTTCCTCTGA